Proteins encoded in a region of the Zea mays cultivar B73 chromosome 4, Zm-B73-REFERENCE-NAM-5.0, whole genome shotgun sequence genome:
- the LOC103653294 gene encoding transcription factor HEC2: MDFDMLNSHPEAQLELMKAMLQLEQLTAFPLPDHGAMMMVPSTPPSPGMPQATTHHHYFSSVPHHMSAGANGRGVYDDDHQYSQGTAAPCNGSARSSEYVAHAQGPVAGGGNSGESTAATSVGSSSSAMREMIFRVAALQPVNIDPEMVRPPKRRNVRISTDPQSVAARMRRERISERIRILQRLVPGGTKMDTASMLDEAIHYVKFLKTQVQSLERAAAASGRRPAAPAVADNGAMNGQW, encoded by the coding sequence ATGGACTTCGACATGCTGAATTCCCACCCGGAGGCGCAGCTTGAGCTGATGAAAGCAATGCTCCAGCTGGAGCAGCTCACTGCGTTCCCTCTCCCTGATCACGGCGCCATGATGATGGTGCCTTCAACTCCCCCGTCGCCAGGCATGCCGCAAGCTACTACCCACCACCATTATTTCTCTTCGGTGCCGCACCACATGTCTGCGGGCGCCAACGGCCGTGGCGTTTACGACGACGACCACCAGTACTCCCAGGGCACAGCTGCGCCCTGCAACGGCAGCGCCCGGTCGTCGGAGTACGTGGCGCATGCGCAGGGCCCTGTCGCCGGCGGCGGAAACAGCGgggagagcaccgccgccacctCCGTCGGGTcgtcgtcgtcggcgatgcgggagATGATCTTCCGCGTGGCTGCGCTCCAGCCCGTGAACATCGACCCGGAGATGGTGCGGCCCCCGAAGCGGCGCAACGTGCGCATCTCCACCGACCCGCAGAGCGTGGCGGCACGGATGCGGCGGGAGCGCATCAGCGAGCGCATCCGCATCCTGCAGCGGCTCGTCCCGGGCGGCACCAAGATGGACACCgcgtccatgctggacgaggccatCCACTACGTGAAGTTCCTCAAGACGCAGGTGCAGTCCCTcgagcgcgccgccgccgccagcggCCGCCGCCCGGCGGCACCTGCAGTGGCCGATAACGGTGCCATGAACGGCCAGTGGTAG